The following is a genomic window from Phaseolus vulgaris cultivar G19833 chromosome 6, P. vulgaris v2.0, whole genome shotgun sequence.
AGTTGATGAACGTGGAGAAGTCCACAAAGGTAAGATGGTCTCTTCTTGTTGTTCTTGTTGACTGTCAATGAAATTTTAACAAGATTGAAGTGCTTATCTAACATGCTTGATGTGGTTTTGCAGGGAAGAGATCTCAGCCCTGTAACTGATAAGTTGTGGAAGAAGTTTTTTGAAAAGCAGTTTGGCACAAATTCTACTAATGAAGTGATTAAGaagatgaaagaaaagaaagtgtcATTTAAATGGGTGCAGCTGTATGAGGCAAAAGGAAAGGAAATGGCTCAAGCTGAGAATGAAGCACTTGATCGAATCAAGCAACTGTACCAAAAAGAAGATGCAAGTATGATCCTAGTCCCTGTTTTTTTCaatgtatttttgtttttcttctttgtttagGAAAGGTACCTTGGTGTGCCtttgtatatattgttttacTTCTAATAAACATAATTCTTGATTTACAACAATACTAATTCTTCTATTAATTACTGGTTTGATATGATTAGccttacatttttaaattattgttaatGCACCAAAACTATATATACactgaaatatataaaattagattGAATTACCTTTAATGGAAAATATTTCTTGTCATTAATTACCATCTTGATATAATCATTTTAGAATAGATTTACAAATAATATCAAGATGAGataaactaaatatttaaaattgtattttcaaaattaaactaTCTTTAGTAATGATTTCCCTTTAATTATCaccttatatataaattagtttcacataaatcaatttattaaaCAGAATCTCAAGAaggtttctttagataaataatataaagagaTAATATATCTTTCCTGATTTCATCCTACtagtttaataataaaattagtacatgtgataataaatttttcaatcaTAGAATAACTAACTTTCGAATGGATATGTGATACTAAATTTTATCTATTCTTATTAGTTGCTTATCTTAAATTATTGTTAATGCACCAAATCTGTATAAATgctgaaatatataaaattagattttaaagaTTGAAACAGCTTTAATGGAAAATATTACGCTCTTTAACTCTTGTCATTAATTACCATTTTGATATAATCATTTTATAATAGATTTATAAAGAATATCAAGATGAgataaactaaatattttaaattagattttcaaaattaaaatatctttaaCAGTAAAGGTTTCCTTTTTTAAAATCATACTATAAGCACTCCATGTTGCAATAGGTCTACAGATAACATTCAAATTTTCCTTCTTCAGACCCTGGATTCACCTGCTTTTTGTTCGAAAGAGAATTCGGATTTGGAAACCTAGAAAAGTCTGTCACTTGATAACGAGGTAAGTTTTTGGTTTAGTTCTCCTCAGTTTTGTTTTATCAGAGAGGATGATGTTTTATTCCAAAGTTGCTATTTTTGTCTgtctgcttttttttttatcatgtaaAAAAGGGTTACTTTAACATTCACAAGTGTCTggcttttatttttattttcttggtcATATTTGTATATGGTTTTAAACTTTTGATTATTATTCTTCCAATTACAGAAATGAACGAGATGAGTGAACAAAGGTTTCAATCTGAAAGCACCGATCCTGGGAGGACAAACATTTCTGAACCTGAACCTAATATGTTAAGAGTAATAGTGGTGGAAGGAAATACAATGGATTCCCATTACTTACTAGACGCTTATTATGACAATAGGATGGTGTATGGAATGACACAACTCAATGGAGTTCAGCATCAACCTAGTCTTGATATTGGTGTTTCACATCATATTAGTGTTACAGATTCATCTAATGCAATTGGCATCCCCTTCATTCATAGTTTTGGCTCTTGGGGATCTTTGATTCAAGGTAAGAtgtctgtttttatttttctacttcCTTCCACTTCTGCTTCCATTTCTAAACCAGTTACTTACAACTAAAGCATCTTTTTTGAAAGTGTTTTCAACCAAGAAATTATGTTTCTGTTTctgatgttttttttattccatgCAATTATGTCCTATTTTCTTTAAATCCTTGACATGGTGAATAAATTTGGTCTTCTACAGCTCCAACTCCCAATGCTAATGTAAGTTCATTAGAGAATTCAAGAATGAATCTCCAAAGATATCATGATACAACTGGAAGTAGAAGGAGCCACAGATTTGCCCATCAGCACTATCATCATCATGCACAGCCTGTGCAAGTGCAAGAGATCAGAGGTCACTCCAACCATCATCATGCACACTACCATCATCATGCACAGCCTATGCAAGTGCAAGAGAACAGAGGTCACTCCAACTTTCGTGCTCGTAGAGGCAACATGCATAGAGGTCACTCCAACTTTCATGCTCGTAGAGGCAATATGCATAATCATCCTCCTAGAGGTCACTCCAACTTTCATGCTCCTAGAGGCAACATGCATAATCTTCCTCCTAGGGCCTTTCTTCAGGAAGTTGTTTCATTCCGTGACCATCATAGTGATATACAATTGGACATTGACGACATGTCATATGAGGCAAGTCTGTTATGTATTGTCTAGTGTATTTTGCTATGTATGTGGATTGGCTATGAGGTCTAACTGACTATGAAAACTTTAATTTTCTAATTCTTTGGAATTCCACTACAGGACCTTCTTATATTAGGTGAACGGATTGGGAACGTCGAGAGGGGTTTGTCCGAAGAAATTATTGCAAGACAAATGGTAACAAAAACCTATCTACTACCTAATAATTTGGAGGGGTCAACTTctgaggaagaggaagaggaaattGATCTTTGCATAATATGTCAAGTATCAAATGCATTATTATGCATTATTTTATAGTATGTACTATTAGAAACATGTTTTCCTCTTTCTCCTATTAATTGGAATACTCATGACATGATATGATTTCCCAGGATGAATATAAGAACAAAGAGGAGATTGGAATTCTTCAATGTGGACATGAATACCATGCAGATTGTGTAAGGAGATGGTTACAAGAGAAAAATGTTTGTCCCCTCTGCAAATCAAAAGCATTGGCTATTGGATAgatgcaaaaaaaaattcattgttCATGCATCCTTCTTTCATATTTTGTTGTGTATGAAGTAGTACATACCTAACATTGTTCATGCATCCTTCTTTCATATTTTGTTGTGTATGAAGTAGTACATACCTAACATTGTTGTAATACTGAATAAACTCATTGTTGCAATACTTAATATATAGTACTCTTTTTACTCTTTTTATGAATAAACATATTGAATTctaattttgtttctattgatcccttaaatttatttcttttacgccatcatataatttaaaatagtactttataaatactataaaaatcacatgttagattttttattttaggaaa
Proteins encoded in this region:
- the LOC137831211 gene encoding uncharacterized protein isoform X3; its protein translation is MFPEIENPNHVEIPLFFQPQITAQSVEGGDPTPETKEYWLEENLGYMQFLMSSDIMMRRDEFCAPKIPTLVDLCVQKVIDNVRYLGNVGYVDQHLLERILPHCTVDQLMNVEKSTKGRDLSPVTDKLWKKFFEKQFGTNSTNEVIKKMKEKKVSFKWVQLYEAKGKEMAQAENEALDRIKQLYQKEDAKMNEMSEQRFQSESTDPGRTNISEPEPNMLRVIVVEGNTMDSHYLLDAYYDNRMVYGMTQLNGVQHQPSLDIGVSHHISVTDSSNAIGIPFIHSFGSWGSLIQAPTPNANVSSLENSRMNLQRYHDTTGSRRSHRFAHQHYHHHAQPVQVQEIRGHSNHHHAHYHHHAQPMQVQENRGHSNFRARRGNMHRGHSNFHARRGNMHNHPPRGHSNFHAPRGNMHNLPPRAFLQEVVSFRDHHSDIQLDIDDMSYEDLLILGERIGNVERGLSEEIIARQMVTKTYLLPNNLEGSTSEEEEEEIDLCIICQDEYKNKEEIGILQCGHEYHADCVRRWLQEKNVCPLCKSKALAIG
- the LOC137831211 gene encoding uncharacterized protein isoform X7, whose translation is MFPEIENPNHVEIPLFFQPQITAQSGLSVVGFFQLKEEIQLQKQRNIGWRKILDICRSVDIMMRRDEFCAPKIPTLVDLCVQKVIDNVRYLGNVGYVDQHLLERILPHCTVDQLMNVEKSTKGRDLSPVTDKLWKKFFEKQFGTNSTNEVIKKMKEKKVSFKWVQLYEAKGKEMAQAENEALDRIKQLYQKEDAKMNEMSEQRFQSESTDPGRTNISEPEPNMLRVIVVEGNTMDSHYLLDAYYDNRMVYGMTQLNGVQHQPSLDIGVSHHISVTDSSNAIGIPFIHSFGSWGSLIQAPTPNANVSSLENSRMNLQRYHDTTGSRRSHRFAHQHYHHHAQPVQVQEIRGHSNHHHAHYHHHAQPMQVQENRGHSNFRARRGNMHRGHSNFHARRGNMHNHPPRGHSNFHAPRGNMHNLPPRAFLQEVVSFRDHHSDIQLDIDDMSYEDLLILGERIGNVERGLSEEIIARQMVTKTYLLPNNLEGSTSEEEEEEIDLCIICQVSNALLCIIL
- the LOC137831211 gene encoding uncharacterized protein isoform X6; this translates as MFPEIENPNHVEIPLFFQPQITAQSGLSVVGFFQLKEEIQLQKQRNIGWRKILDICRSVDIMMRRDEFCAPKIPTLVDLCVQKVIDNVRYLGNVGYVDQHLLERILPHCTVDQLMNVEKSTKGRDLSPVTDKLWKKFFEKQFGTNSTNEVIKKMKEKKVSFKWVQLYEAKGKEMAQAENEALDRIKQLYQKEDAKMNEMSEQRFQSESTDPGRTNISEPEPNMLRVIVVEGNTMDSHYLLDAYYDNRMVYGMTQLNGVQHQPSLDIGVSHHISVTDSSNAIGIPFIHSFGSWGSLIQAPTPNANVSSLENSRMNLQRYHDTTGSRRSHRFAHQHYHHHAQPVQVQEIRGHSNHHHAHYHHHAQPMQVQENRGHSNFRARRGNMHRGHSNFHARRGNMHNHPPRGHSNFHAPRGNMHNLPPRAFLQEVVSFRDHHSDIQLDIDDMSYEDLLILGERIGNVERGLSEEIIARQMDEYKNKEEIGILQCGHEYHADCVRRWLQEKNVCPLCKSKALAIG
- the LOC137831211 gene encoding uncharacterized protein isoform X1 encodes the protein MFPEIENPNHVEIPLFFQPQITAQSGLSVVGFFQLKEEIQLQKQRNIGWRKILDICRSVDIMMRRDEFCAPKIPTLVDLCVQKVIDNVRYLGNVGYVDQHLLERILPHCTVDQLMNVEKSTKGRDLSPVTDKLWKKFFEKQFGTNSTNEVIKKMKEKKVSFKWVQLYEAKGKEMAQAENEALDRIKQLYQKEDAKMNEMSEQRFQSESTDPGRTNISEPEPNMLRVIVVEGNTMDSHYLLDAYYDNRMVYGMTQLNGVQHQPSLDIGVSHHISVTDSSNAIGIPFIHSFGSWGSLIQAPTPNANVSSLENSRMNLQRYHDTTGSRRSHRFAHQHYHHHAQPVQVQEIRGHSNHHHAHYHHHAQPMQVQENRGHSNFRARRGNMHRGHSNFHARRGNMHNHPPRGHSNFHAPRGNMHNLPPRAFLQEVVSFRDHHSDIQLDIDDMSYEDLLILGERIGNVERGLSEEIIARQMVTKTYLLPNNLEGSTSEEEEEEIDLCIICQDEYKNKEEIGILQCGHEYHADCVRRWLQEKNVCPLCKSKALAIG
- the LOC137831211 gene encoding uncharacterized protein isoform X2, translating into MFPEIENPNHVEIPLFFQPQITAQSGLSVVGFFQLKEEIQLQKQRNIGWRKILDICSDIMMRRDEFCAPKIPTLVDLCVQKVIDNVRYLGNVGYVDQHLLERILPHCTVDQLMNVEKSTKGRDLSPVTDKLWKKFFEKQFGTNSTNEVIKKMKEKKVSFKWVQLYEAKGKEMAQAENEALDRIKQLYQKEDAKMNEMSEQRFQSESTDPGRTNISEPEPNMLRVIVVEGNTMDSHYLLDAYYDNRMVYGMTQLNGVQHQPSLDIGVSHHISVTDSSNAIGIPFIHSFGSWGSLIQAPTPNANVSSLENSRMNLQRYHDTTGSRRSHRFAHQHYHHHAQPVQVQEIRGHSNHHHAHYHHHAQPMQVQENRGHSNFRARRGNMHRGHSNFHARRGNMHNHPPRGHSNFHAPRGNMHNLPPRAFLQEVVSFRDHHSDIQLDIDDMSYEDLLILGERIGNVERGLSEEIIARQMVTKTYLLPNNLEGSTSEEEEEEIDLCIICQDEYKNKEEIGILQCGHEYHADCVRRWLQEKNVCPLCKSKALAIG
- the LOC137831211 gene encoding uncharacterized protein isoform X4; protein product: MLRFLSSSNLKSLLNQLKEEIQLQKQRNIGWRKILDICRSVDIMMRRDEFCAPKIPTLVDLCVQKVIDNVRYLGNVGYVDQHLLERILPHCTVDQLMNVEKSTKGRDLSPVTDKLWKKFFEKQFGTNSTNEVIKKMKEKKVSFKWVQLYEAKGKEMAQAENEALDRIKQLYQKEDAKMNEMSEQRFQSESTDPGRTNISEPEPNMLRVIVVEGNTMDSHYLLDAYYDNRMVYGMTQLNGVQHQPSLDIGVSHHISVTDSSNAIGIPFIHSFGSWGSLIQAPTPNANVSSLENSRMNLQRYHDTTGSRRSHRFAHQHYHHHAQPVQVQEIRGHSNHHHAHYHHHAQPMQVQENRGHSNFRARRGNMHRGHSNFHARRGNMHNHPPRGHSNFHAPRGNMHNLPPRAFLQEVVSFRDHHSDIQLDIDDMSYEDLLILGERIGNVERGLSEEIIARQMVTKTYLLPNNLEGSTSEEEEEEIDLCIICQDEYKNKEEIGILQCGHEYHADCVRRWLQEKNVCPLCKSKALAIG
- the LOC137831211 gene encoding uncharacterized protein isoform X5, translated to MLRFLSSSNLKSLLNQLKEEIQLQKQRNIGWRKILDICSDIMMRRDEFCAPKIPTLVDLCVQKVIDNVRYLGNVGYVDQHLLERILPHCTVDQLMNVEKSTKGRDLSPVTDKLWKKFFEKQFGTNSTNEVIKKMKEKKVSFKWVQLYEAKGKEMAQAENEALDRIKQLYQKEDAKMNEMSEQRFQSESTDPGRTNISEPEPNMLRVIVVEGNTMDSHYLLDAYYDNRMVYGMTQLNGVQHQPSLDIGVSHHISVTDSSNAIGIPFIHSFGSWGSLIQAPTPNANVSSLENSRMNLQRYHDTTGSRRSHRFAHQHYHHHAQPVQVQEIRGHSNHHHAHYHHHAQPMQVQENRGHSNFRARRGNMHRGHSNFHARRGNMHNHPPRGHSNFHAPRGNMHNLPPRAFLQEVVSFRDHHSDIQLDIDDMSYEDLLILGERIGNVERGLSEEIIARQMVTKTYLLPNNLEGSTSEEEEEEIDLCIICQDEYKNKEEIGILQCGHEYHADCVRRWLQEKNVCPLCKSKALAIG
- the LOC137831211 gene encoding uncharacterized protein isoform X8, with translation MLVILMNVEKFTKGRDLSPVTDKLRKKFFEKQFGTNSTNEVIKRMKEKKVSFKWVQLYEAKGKEMAQTENEALDRIKQLYKKEDAKMNEMSEQRFQSESTDPGRTNISEPEPNMLRVIVVEGNTMDSHYLLDAYYDNRMVYGMTQLNGVQHQPSLDIGVSHHISVTDSSNAIGIPFIHSFGSWGSLIQAPTPNANVSSLENSRMNLQRYHDTTGSRRSHRFAHQHYHHHAQPVQVQEIRGHSNHHHAHYHHHAQPMQVQENRGHSNFRARRGNMHRGHSNFHARRGNMHNHPPRGHSNFHAPRGNMHNLPPRAFLQEVVSFRDHHSDIQLDIDDMSYEDLLILGERIGNVERGLSEEIIARQMVTKTYLLPNNLEGSTSEEEEEEIDLCIICQDEYKNKEEIGILQCGHEYHADCVRRWLQEKNVCPLCKSKALAIG